DNA from Nitrospira sp.:
CCTCCGGCTATCGGCTCTCAGCGGTCAGCTTCAGAGGCATCAGAGATTCTCTTGCTGATGGCTGAACACTGAGAGTTTCTTCATTCTCCGTTCAATAGGCCGCCAACTTCTTCGCTCCCGCGACGATGTCGCTCACCTTGGGAAGGAAGAATTCTTCCAGCGGCGTGCTGAAGGGCACCGGCGTGTCCGGCGGGGCGATGCGGATGATCGGCCCGTCCAGACAGTCGAAACATTCTTCCGCCAGCAGCGCCGCGATCTCGGCTCCGATGCCGCCGGTCTTGTTGTCTTCATGCAGCATGATGGCCTTGCTGGTCTTGCGCACCGACGCGTACACCGTCTCCTTGTCGAGCGGGATCAAGGTGCGCAGATCCACCACCTCGAGATCGATCCCTTCTTTACGCAGGACCTCCGCCGCTTCCAACGCCAAGTGCACCATCGCTCCATAGGTGATGACGGAGATGTCGCTGCCGGTGCGTTTCACCTCGGCCTTTCCGAGGGGAACGATGTAATCCTCCTGCGGCAAGGTCGCCTTGATCCGGCGATAGAGAAACTTGTGTTCGAAGTAGAGGACGGGGTTGGGGTCTCGAATCGCGGCCTTCAGGAGCCCCTTCGCGTCGTAGGGTGTCGAGGGAGCCACGATCTTGAGGCCGGGCGAATGGAAGAACCAACCCTCGGGACATTCGGAATGAAAGGGACCGCCATGGACGCCGCCGCCGAAGGGCGCCCGGATCACCATCGGAACCGCCGCGCCCCAGCGGTAGTGGTTCTTTGCGGCGACTTCGGTGATCTGGTCGAAGGCGCAGGAGATGAAGTCCGCGAACTGCATTTCGACCACTGGCCGCAGCCCCATCATGGCCGCGCCGATGGCGGCGCCCACGAAGCCGGATTCGGCGAGCGG
Protein-coding regions in this window:
- a CDS encoding acetoin dehydrogenase E1 component beta-subunit; amino-acid sequence: MTTATAAQEVTYVEAISQALDEEMSRDRRVFLMGEDIGAYGGAFKVTEGFLEKYGEWRVLDTPLAESGFVGAAIGAAMMGLRPVVEMQFADFISCAFDQITEVAAKNHYRWGAAVPMVIRAPFGGGVHGGPFHSECPEGWFFHSPGLKIVAPSTPYDAKGLLKAAIRDPNPVLYFEHKFLYRRIKATLPQEDYIVPLGKAEVKRTGSDISVITYGAMVHLALEAAEVLRKEGIDLEVVDLRTLIPLDKETVYASVRKTSKAIMLHEDNKTGGIGAEIAALLAEECFDCLDGPIIRIAPPDTPVPFSTPLEEFFLPKVSDIVAGAKKLAAY